From the genome of Mycoplasma putrefaciens KS1, one region includes:
- the tsaE gene encoding tRNA (adenosine(37)-N6)-threonylcarbamoyltransferase complex ATPase subunit type 1 TsaE: MKEIYINNLQDTNNLATKIAKQIKNSQLPFYLLLNGGLGSGKTAFTKSLLKELGVKENISSPTFVILNQYQTNDFKINHVDAYRLNNDSEIDMYLDEFDNSINIIEWYENLSLDFSNTNKITITIKIIDENKRIFILGE; encoded by the coding sequence ATGAAAGAAATTTATATTAATAATTTACAAGACACTAATAACTTAGCAACTAAAATTGCTAAGCAAATTAAAAATAGCCAGTTACCTTTTTATCTTTTATTAAATGGCGGTTTGGGTTCAGGAAAAACTGCTTTTACAAAATCTTTGTTAAAAGAATTGGGTGTTAAAGAAAATATTTCATCACCTACATTTGTAATTTTAAATCAGTATCAAACAAATGATTTTAAGATTAATCATGTTGATGCTTATAGATTAAACAATGACTCAGAAATTGATATGTATTTAGATGAATTTGATAATAGTATTAATATTATTGAATGATATGAGAATTTAAGTCTAGATTTTTCTAACACAAATAAAATTACTATTACTATTAAAATTATTGATGAAAATAAAAGAATATTTATCTTAGGAGAATAA
- the tsaB gene encoding tRNA (adenosine(37)-N6)-threonylcarbamoyltransferase complex dimerization subunit type 1 TsaB, protein MNLFIDTTNWKLIFILEKDNKIIDYLIIKDNKKISDIAIDQLKLFLYKNNLTIKDVGSFYLTKGPGSYTGVRVGLTIVKTLKTLNNNIKVYLINSLLFQAGKNKVLSLLDARSNKYYLAVYDHFKVLENIKLVTEDELQSYFDKYSEFKIVKDYDIDFINNYLETKEIFELVEDVNNINPLYVKSFV, encoded by the coding sequence ATGAATCTTTTTATAGATACAACTAATTGAAAGCTTATTTTTATATTAGAAAAAGATAATAAGATAATTGATTATTTAATCATTAAGGATAATAAAAAGATCTCTGATATTGCTATTGATCAACTAAAATTATTTCTATATAAAAATAACTTAACTATTAAAGATGTTGGTTCATTTTATTTAACAAAAGGACCTGGAAGTTATACAGGAGTAAGAGTTGGGTTAACAATAGTTAAAACTCTTAAAACATTAAACAACAATATAAAGGTTTATCTAATTAATTCATTGTTATTTCAAGCTGGTAAAAATAAAGTGCTTTCATTACTAGATGCTAGAAGTAATAAGTATTATCTAGCTGTTTATGATCATTTCAAGGTTTTAGAAAATATTAAATTAGTTACTGAAGACGAACTACAAAGCTATTTTGATAAATATAGTGAATTTAAAATTGTTAAAGATTATGATATAGATTTTATTAATAATTATTTAGAGACTAAAGAAATCTTTGAACTGGTTGAAGATGTAAATAATATTAATCCGTTATATGTTAAAAGTTTTGTTTAA